From a region of the Mycobacterium intracellulare ATCC 13950 genome:
- a CDS encoding HNH endonuclease signature motif containing protein, which produces MFDEVRRRAVIAELDELVERCHPSSTRESAALLEHLGVVARVENRAAAAQLVAIGELFAYRLSRCAETEEWAVDTEAAVAAEVGAQLRIGQGLAASRVRYARAMRERLPKVGAVFGAGDIDYRMFQTIVFRTDLIVDPEVLGAVDAVLAANVGRWPSLSQGRLAAQVDKVVAKADVDAVRRRQERAAGRQVWMADMGDGLAHLEATLYAPDAHALDRRLDGLAATVCAHDPRTREQRRADALGALAADADRLGCRCGRADCAAGGRAAGPVTVHVIGEHAVLEGRASTPGAEVGAEGLIPPEVLAELAASATLVPLTHPGDAAPEPGYVPSRALADFVRCRDLTCRWPGCDRPATACDVDHTIPYAAGGPTHASNLKALCRTHHLVKTFWGWQEKQLPDGTLIFTSPAGHTYVTTPGSALLFPSLCAATGAIAAPEADPPPNHCAQRTAMMPQRRRTRTQDRATRIAAERKHNRDARLARRAPSATCSWPTVYGPDDDPPPF; this is translated from the coding sequence ATGTTCGATGAGGTGCGGCGGCGTGCGGTGATCGCGGAGCTTGATGAGCTCGTTGAGCGTTGTCATCCGTCGTCGACGCGGGAGTCGGCGGCGTTGTTGGAACACCTCGGGGTTGTGGCGCGGGTGGAGAATCGGGCGGCGGCGGCGCAGTTGGTGGCGATCGGGGAGTTGTTTGCCTATCGGCTCTCGCGCTGTGCGGAGACCGAGGAGTGGGCGGTGGACACCGAGGCGGCGGTGGCCGCGGAGGTGGGCGCGCAGTTGCGGATCGGCCAGGGGTTGGCCGCGAGTCGGGTGCGCTATGCCCGCGCGATGCGCGAACGCCTGCCGAAAGTGGGGGCGGTGTTTGGCGCCGGGGATATCGATTATCGGATGTTTCAGACCATCGTGTTCCGCACCGATTTGATCGTCGATCCCGAGGTTCTGGGGGCGGTGGACGCGGTGTTGGCGGCCAATGTGGGCCGGTGGCCGTCGTTGAGTCAGGGCCGGTTGGCGGCCCAGGTCGACAAGGTCGTGGCCAAGGCTGATGTGGATGCGGTGCGGCGGCGCCAGGAGCGCGCGGCCGGCCGGCAGGTGTGGATGGCCGACATGGGTGATGGGCTGGCGCATCTGGAGGCCACCCTGTATGCCCCGGATGCCCATGCCCTGGATCGGCGCCTGGATGGGTTGGCGGCCACGGTGTGTGCGCATGACCCACGGACTCGGGAGCAGCGCCGCGCTGATGCATTGGGGGCGTTGGCCGCCGACGCCGATCGGCTGGGGTGTCGCTGCGGGCGCGCGGATTGTGCGGCCGGGGGGCGGGCCGCGGGCCCGGTGACTGTCCATGTGATCGGCGAACACGCGGTGCTGGAGGGTCGCGCATCCACCCCGGGTGCCGAGGTCGGCGCCGAGGGATTGATCCCCCCGGAGGTGCTCGCCGAGCTGGCGGCCTCGGCCACACTGGTGCCGTTGACCCATCCCGGCGACGCCGCCCCGGAGCCGGGGTATGTGCCCTCGCGGGCGCTGGCCGATTTTGTGCGGTGTCGGGATCTGACGTGTCGCTGGCCCGGCTGTGATCGCCCGGCCACCGCCTGCGATGTGGACCACACCATCCCCTACGCCGCCGGTGGCCCCACACACGCGTCGAACCTCAAGGCGCTGTGCCGTACGCATCATTTGGTGAAAACGTTTTGGGGCTGGCAGGAAAAGCAGCTGCCCGATGGCACGCTGATCTTCACCTCCCCGGCCGGGCACACCTATGTGACCACCCCGGGCAGCGCGCTGCTGTTTCCCAGCTTGTGCGCGGCCACCGGCGCGATCGCGGCCCCCGAAGCCGACCCGCCCCCGAACCACTGCGCCCAGCGCACCGCGATGATGCCCCAACGCCGCCGCACCCGCACCC
- a CDS encoding formylglycine-generating enzyme family protein, translating into MLSELVDLPGGSFRMGSTSFYPEEAPIHTVAVGPFAVERHPVTNAQFAEFVDATGYLTVAEQPIDPALYSGADPDDLCPGAMVFRPTPGPVDLRDWRQWWQWVPGASWRHPFGPDSDVADRGDHPVVQVAYPDAAAYARWAGRRLPTEAEWEYAARAGSTTTYSWGDEVTSDGRLMANTWQGSFPYRNDGALGWVGTSPVGTFAPNAFGLIDMIGNVWEWTATEFSPHHRLDSPPKACCTPPGPADPSVSQTLKGGSHLCAPEYCHRYRPAARSPQSQDSATTHIGFRCVADSRSG; encoded by the coding sequence GTGCTGAGCGAACTGGTCGACCTCCCCGGCGGGTCATTCCGCATGGGCTCGACCAGCTTCTACCCGGAAGAGGCGCCGATCCATACGGTCGCCGTCGGTCCTTTTGCGGTGGAACGGCACCCGGTGACCAATGCGCAGTTCGCCGAATTCGTCGACGCCACCGGGTATCTCACGGTGGCCGAGCAACCGATCGACCCGGCGCTGTACTCCGGTGCGGATCCCGACGATCTGTGCCCGGGCGCAATGGTTTTCCGGCCGACGCCGGGGCCGGTGGACCTGCGTGACTGGCGACAGTGGTGGCAGTGGGTGCCGGGCGCGAGCTGGCGTCATCCGTTCGGGCCCGACAGCGACGTGGCCGACCGCGGCGATCACCCGGTGGTGCAGGTCGCCTACCCCGACGCGGCCGCCTACGCGCGCTGGGCGGGGCGGCGGCTGCCGACCGAGGCCGAGTGGGAGTACGCGGCCCGCGCCGGAAGCACCACGACGTACTCGTGGGGTGACGAGGTCACCAGCGATGGCCGGCTGATGGCCAACACCTGGCAGGGCAGCTTCCCCTACCGCAATGACGGGGCGCTCGGCTGGGTGGGGACCTCGCCGGTCGGCACGTTTGCGCCCAACGCGTTCGGCCTTATCGACATGATCGGCAACGTCTGGGAATGGACCGCCACCGAATTCTCGCCGCACCACCGGCTCGATTCGCCGCCCAAGGCCTGCTGCACCCCGCCGGGCCCCGCCGACCCGTCCGTCAGCCAGACGTTGAAGGGCGGCAGCCACCTGTGCGCGCCGGAGTACTGCCACCGATACCGGCCGGCGGCCCGGTCCCCGCAATCGCAGGACTCCGCGACCACCCACATCGGGTTTCGCTGCGTGGCGGATTCGCGGTCAGGCTAG
- a CDS encoding arylsulfatase, translating to MSTDSRAFNGKIELDIRDSEPDWGPYAAPTAPQDAPNVLYLVWDDTGIATWDCFGGLVEMPAMSRIAERGVRLSQFHTTALCSPTRASLLTGRNATTVGMATIEEFTEGFPNANGRIPFDTALLSEALAEAGYNTYCVGKWHLTPLEESNLASTKRHWPLSRGFERFYGFLGGETDQWYPDLVYDNHPVSPPATPEDGYHLSKDLADKTIEFIRDAKVIAPEKPWFSYVCPGAGHAPHHVFKQWADHYAGRFDMGYERYREIVLERQKSMGIVPGDTELSPVNPYLDVKGPDGQEWPLQDTVRPWDSLNDDEKRLFSRMAEVFAGFLSYTDAQIGRILDYLEESGQLDNTIIVVISDNGASGEGGPNGSVNEGKFFNGYIDTVEESMKLFEHLGGPQTYNHYPIGWAMAFNTPYKLYKRYASHEGGIADTAIISWPNGIAAHGEVRDNYVNVCDITPTVYDLLGLTPPQTVKGIAQKPLDGVSFKAALDDPKATTGKSAQFYTMLGTRGIWHEGWFANTVHAATPAGWSHFDADRWELFHIEADRSQCHDLAAQKPEKLEELKALWFSEAAKYNGLPLSDFNILETLGRSRPYLVGERSSYVYYPDCADVSIGAAAEIRGRSFSVLAEVTIDTTGAEGVLFKQGGAHGGHVLFIQDGRLHYVYNFLGERQQEVSSAQAVPLGRHLFGASYSRTGTVENSHTPLGDLTLFIDDEVVGTLAGVSTHPGTFGLAGAGITVGRNGGSGVSSRFKAPFAFTGGTIAQVTVDLSGRPYRDVETEIALAFSRD from the coding sequence ATGTCCACTGACTCGCGAGCCTTCAACGGCAAGATCGAGCTCGATATCCGCGATTCCGAACCGGATTGGGGTCCCTACGCCGCGCCGACCGCGCCGCAGGATGCACCGAACGTCCTCTATCTGGTTTGGGATGACACCGGCATCGCGACCTGGGACTGCTTCGGCGGCCTGGTCGAGATGCCGGCCATGTCGCGCATCGCCGAACGCGGCGTCCGGCTTTCGCAGTTTCACACCACCGCGCTGTGTTCGCCGACCCGGGCGTCGCTGCTCACCGGGCGCAATGCCACGACCGTCGGCATGGCCACCATCGAGGAGTTCACCGAGGGCTTCCCCAACGCCAACGGTCGCATCCCGTTCGACACCGCCCTGCTGTCCGAGGCCCTCGCCGAGGCGGGATACAACACCTACTGCGTGGGCAAGTGGCACCTGACGCCGCTGGAGGAATCGAACCTGGCGTCGACGAAGCGGCACTGGCCGCTCTCGCGCGGCTTCGAACGGTTCTACGGGTTCCTGGGCGGGGAGACCGACCAGTGGTATCCCGACCTGGTGTACGACAACCATCCGGTCAGCCCGCCGGCCACCCCGGAGGACGGCTACCACCTGTCAAAGGACCTCGCCGACAAGACGATCGAATTCATCCGCGACGCCAAAGTGATTGCGCCGGAAAAGCCGTGGTTCTCCTACGTGTGCCCCGGCGCCGGGCACGCGCCGCATCACGTCTTCAAGCAATGGGCCGACCACTACGCCGGCCGCTTCGACATGGGCTACGAGCGCTACCGCGAGATCGTGCTGGAGCGGCAGAAGTCGATGGGCATCGTGCCGGGCGACACCGAACTGTCGCCGGTCAACCCGTACCTCGACGTGAAGGGTCCCGACGGCCAGGAGTGGCCCCTGCAGGACACGGTGCGACCCTGGGATTCCCTGAATGACGACGAGAAGAGGCTGTTTTCCCGGATGGCCGAGGTGTTCGCCGGGTTCCTGAGCTACACCGACGCCCAGATCGGCCGGATCCTGGACTATCTCGAGGAATCGGGTCAGCTCGACAACACCATCATTGTGGTGATCTCCGACAACGGCGCCAGCGGCGAGGGCGGGCCCAACGGATCGGTCAACGAGGGCAAGTTCTTCAACGGCTACATCGACACGGTCGAAGAAAGCATGAAGCTGTTCGAGCATCTCGGCGGGCCGCAGACCTACAACCACTACCCGATCGGGTGGGCGATGGCATTCAACACGCCCTACAAGCTCTACAAGCGCTACGCCTCCCACGAGGGCGGGATCGCCGACACCGCAATCATCTCCTGGCCCAACGGGATTGCCGCGCACGGCGAGGTCCGCGACAACTACGTCAACGTCTGCGACATCACGCCGACCGTCTACGACCTGCTCGGCCTGACGCCGCCGCAAACCGTCAAGGGCATCGCACAGAAACCACTGGACGGCGTGAGTTTCAAAGCGGCACTTGACGATCCGAAGGCCACCACCGGCAAAAGCGCCCAGTTCTACACCATGCTGGGTACCCGCGGGATCTGGCACGAGGGCTGGTTCGCCAACACCGTGCACGCGGCCACACCGGCCGGCTGGTCGCATTTCGACGCCGATCGCTGGGAGCTGTTCCACATCGAGGCCGACCGCAGCCAGTGCCACGACCTCGCGGCCCAAAAGCCGGAGAAACTCGAGGAACTCAAGGCGTTGTGGTTCTCGGAGGCCGCCAAATACAACGGGCTGCCCCTCTCGGATTTCAACATCCTGGAGACCCTGGGGCGCTCGCGGCCGTATCTGGTCGGCGAACGGTCCAGCTACGTCTACTATCCCGATTGCGCGGACGTGAGCATCGGCGCGGCCGCCGAGATCCGCGGCCGCTCGTTTTCGGTGCTGGCCGAGGTGACCATCGATACCACCGGCGCCGAGGGTGTGCTGTTCAAGCAGGGCGGCGCGCACGGCGGGCACGTGTTGTTCATCCAGGACGGGCGGCTGCATTACGTGTACAACTTCCTCGGCGAGCGCCAGCAGGAGGTCTCCTCGGCGCAGGCCGTGCCGTTGGGCAGGCATCTGTTCGGCGCCAGCTATTCGCGGACCGGCACGGTCGAGAACAGTCATACGCCGCTGGGTGACCTGACGCTGTTCATCGATGACGAGGTTGTCGGCACGCTCGCCGGGGTGAGCACCCACCCCGGCACCTTCGGGCTGGCGGGCGCCGGCATCACCGTCGGTCGCAACGGCGGGTCGGGTGTGTCCAGTCGCTTCAAGGCGCCGTTCGCGTTCACCGGCGGGACCATCGCCCAGGTCACCGTCGACCTGTCCGGCCGGCCCTATCGGGACGTGGAAACCGAGATCGCGCTGGCCTTTTCGCGCGACTGA
- the rpsQ gene encoding 30S ribosomal protein S17: protein MAEAKKAAPKKAAAAQAASKDKGPKHTPANPKVRGRRKMRIGYVVSDKMQKTIVVELEDRVRHPLYGKIIRTTKKVKAHDENSAAGIGDRVSLMETRPTSATKRWRLVEILEKAK, encoded by the coding sequence ATGGCAGAAGCCAAGAAGGCCGCCCCCAAGAAGGCCGCCGCAGCCCAAGCCGCGTCGAAGGACAAGGGCCCCAAGCACACTCCCGCGAACCCGAAGGTGCGTGGCCGCCGCAAGATGCGCATCGGTTACGTGGTGAGCGACAAGATGCAGAAGACCATCGTGGTCGAACTGGAAGACCGCGTCCGTCACCCGCTGTACGGCAAGATCATCCGGACCACCAAGAAGGTCAAGGCGCACGACGAGAACAGCGCCGCCGGGATCGGCGACCGCGTCTCGCTGATGGAGACGCGCCCGACGTCGGCGACCAAGCGCTGGCGGCTCGTCGAGATTCTGGAAAAGGCGAAGTAA
- the rpmC gene encoding 50S ribosomal protein L29 — protein sequence MAVGISPGELRELTDEELTERLRESKEELFNLRFQMATGQLTNNRRLRTVRQEIARVYTVLRERELGLASGPDGKES from the coding sequence ATGGCAGTGGGAATTTCGCCGGGCGAACTGCGCGAGCTCACCGACGAGGAGCTGACCGAGCGGTTGCGCGAGTCCAAGGAAGAGCTGTTCAACCTGCGCTTCCAGATGGCGACCGGCCAGCTCACCAACAACCGCCGGCTTCGCACCGTGCGTCAGGAGATCGCGCGCGTCTACACCGTGCTGCGCGAACGAGAACTGGGCCTGGCTTCCGGGCCGGATGGTAAGGAATCGTGA
- the rplP gene encoding 50S ribosomal protein L16 gives MLIPRRVKHRKQHHPRQRGIASGGTAVNFGDYGIQALEHAYVTNRQIESARIAINRHIKRGGKVWINVFPDRPLTKKPAETRMGSGKGSPEWWVVNVKPGRVLFELSYPNEQIARAALTRAIHKLPIKARIVTREDQF, from the coding sequence ATGTTGATTCCACGCAGAGTTAAACACCGCAAGCAGCACCACCCCCGCCAGCGCGGCATCGCCAGCGGCGGCACGGCGGTGAACTTCGGCGACTACGGCATCCAGGCCCTGGAGCACGCGTACGTCACCAACCGGCAGATCGAGTCCGCTCGTATCGCCATCAACCGGCACATCAAGCGTGGCGGCAAGGTGTGGATCAACGTGTTCCCCGACCGCCCGCTGACCAAGAAGCCCGCGGAAACCCGGATGGGTTCGGGTAAGGGTTCGCCGGAGTGGTGGGTCGTCAACGTCAAGCCGGGCCGGGTGCTGTTCGAGCTCAGCTACCCCAACGAGCAGATCGCCCGCGCGGCGCTCACCCGCGCAATCCACAAGTTGCCGATCAAGGCGCGCATCGTGACTCGAGAGGATCAGTTCTGA
- the rpsC gene encoding 30S ribosomal protein S3: MGQKINPHGFRLGITTDWKSRWYADKQYSDYVKEDVAIRRLLSTGLERAGIADVEIERTRDRVRVDIHTARPGIVIGRRGTEADRIRADLEKLTGKQVQLNILEVRNPESQAQLVAQGVAEQLSNRVAFRRAMRKAIQSAMRQPNVKGIRVQCSGRLGGAEMSRSEFYREGRVPLHTLRADIDYGLYEAKTTFGRIGVKVWIYKGDIVGGKRELAAAAPAGAERSRRERPSGTRPRRSGASGTTATSTEAGRAASVEEGAAAAAPAAEPQSTES; this comes from the coding sequence GTGGGCCAGAAGATCAATCCGCACGGCTTCCGGCTGGGCATCACGACCGACTGGAAGTCCCGCTGGTACGCCGACAAGCAGTACTCGGACTACGTCAAGGAAGACGTCGCGATCCGGCGGCTGCTGTCGACCGGCCTGGAGCGGGCCGGGATCGCCGACGTGGAGATCGAGCGCACCCGCGACCGCGTCCGGGTGGACATCCACACCGCGCGTCCGGGCATCGTCATCGGCCGCCGCGGCACCGAGGCCGACCGGATCCGCGCCGACCTGGAGAAGCTGACCGGCAAGCAGGTGCAGCTCAACATCCTCGAGGTCAGAAACCCTGAGTCCCAAGCGCAATTGGTGGCCCAGGGCGTCGCCGAGCAGCTGAGCAACCGCGTGGCGTTCCGCCGGGCGATGCGCAAGGCCATCCAGTCGGCGATGCGCCAGCCCAACGTCAAGGGCATCCGCGTGCAGTGCTCCGGCCGTCTCGGCGGCGCCGAGATGAGCCGCTCGGAGTTCTACCGCGAGGGCCGGGTGCCGCTGCACACGCTGCGCGCCGACATCGACTACGGCCTGTACGAGGCCAAGACCACCTTCGGCCGGATCGGCGTGAAGGTGTGGATCTACAAGGGCGACATCGTCGGTGGCAAGCGCGAACTGGCCGCCGCCGCTCCCGCGGGCGCCGAGCGTTCCCGCCGCGAGCGCCCGTCGGGCACCCGCCCGCGCCGCAGTGGCGCCTCAGGCACCACGGCCACCAGCACCGAGGCCGGCCGGGCCGCCAGCGTCGAAGAGGGCGCCGCGGCCGCCGCACCCGCTGCAGAACCGCAAAGCACGGAGAGCTGA
- the rplV gene encoding 50S ribosomal protein L22, whose product MTTTEFPSAVAKARFVRVSPRKARRVIDLVRGRSVADALDILRWAPQAASEPVAKVIASAAANAQNNNGLDPSTLVVATVYADEGPTAKRIRPRAQGRAFRIRKRTSHITVVVESRPAKDQRSAKSTRARRAEASKAAAKKAPATKAPASKAPAKKAAAKAPAKKAAPKAEAKTSETSDAKGGSD is encoded by the coding sequence ATGACCACGACTGAATTTCCCTCGGCGGTGGCCAAAGCGCGCTTCGTGCGGGTGTCGCCGAGAAAGGCGCGACGGGTGATCGACCTGGTGCGCGGCCGCTCGGTGGCCGACGCGCTCGACATCCTGCGCTGGGCGCCGCAGGCCGCCAGCGAGCCGGTGGCCAAGGTGATCGCCAGCGCCGCGGCCAACGCGCAGAACAACAACGGGCTGGACCCGTCGACCCTGGTGGTCGCCACCGTCTACGCCGACGAGGGCCCCACCGCCAAGCGCATCCGGCCGCGCGCCCAGGGCCGCGCGTTCCGGATTCGCAAGCGCACCAGCCACATCACGGTCGTGGTGGAGAGCCGCCCGGCCAAGGACCAGCGGTCGGCGAAGTCGACCCGGGCCCGCCGCGCCGAGGCGAGCAAGGCCGCCGCCAAGAAGGCCCCGGCCACCAAGGCGCCGGCCAGCAAGGCACCCGCCAAGAAGGCCGCGGCAAAAGCGCCCGCGAAGAAGGCCGCACCGAAAGCCGAAGCCAAGACGTCTGAGACTTCTGACGCGAAGGGAGGCTCAGACTAG
- the rpsS gene encoding 30S ribosomal protein S19 produces the protein MPRSLKKGPFVDGHLLKKVDAQNEKNTKQVIKTWSRRSTIIPDFIGHTFAVHDGRKHVPVFVTESMVGHKLGEFAPTRTFKGHIKDDRKAKRR, from the coding sequence ATGCCACGCAGCCTGAAGAAGGGCCCGTTCGTCGACGGCCACCTGCTCAAAAAGGTGGACGCGCAGAACGAGAAGAACACCAAACAGGTGATCAAGACATGGTCGCGCCGTTCGACGATCATTCCTGACTTCATCGGCCACACGTTCGCGGTCCACGACGGACGCAAGCACGTCCCGGTGTTCGTCACCGAGTCGATGGTCGGCCACAAGCTTGGTGAATTCGCCCCCACCCGCACCTTCAAGGGACACATCAAGGACGACCGGAAGGCCAAACGGCGATGA
- the rplB gene encoding 50S ribosomal protein L2: MAIRKYKPTSPGRRGASVSDFSEVTRSTPEKSLVRPLHGHGGRNAHGRITTRHKGGGHKRAYRVIDFRRNDKDGVNAKVAHIEYDPNRTANIALLHFLDGEKRYIIAPQGLSQGDVVETGPNADIKPGNNLPLRNIPAGTVIHAVELRPGGGAKLARSAGASIQLLGKEGTYASLRMPSGEIRRVDVRCRATVGEVGNAEQANINWGKAGRMRWKGKRPSVRGVVMNPVDHPHGGGEGKTSGGRHPVSPWGKPEGRTRHPNKASNKLIVRRRRTGKKHGR; this comes from the coding sequence ATGGCAATTCGTAAGTACAAGCCGACGAGCCCCGGCCGTCGCGGCGCAAGCGTGTCCGATTTCTCCGAGGTCACCCGTTCCACCCCGGAGAAGTCGTTGGTTCGGCCGCTGCACGGCCACGGTGGGCGTAACGCGCACGGCCGCATCACCACCCGCCACAAGGGTGGCGGCCACAAGCGCGCCTACCGGGTGATCGACTTCCGTCGCAACGACAAGGACGGCGTCAACGCCAAGGTCGCCCACATCGAATACGACCCCAACCGGACCGCCAACATCGCGTTGCTGCACTTCCTGGACGGCGAGAAGCGCTACATCATTGCGCCGCAGGGACTTTCGCAGGGCGACGTGGTGGAAACGGGTCCGAACGCGGACATCAAGCCGGGCAACAACCTGCCGCTGCGCAACATCCCGGCCGGTACCGTGATCCACGCCGTGGAACTGCGGCCGGGCGGTGGCGCCAAGCTGGCGCGGTCGGCCGGCGCGAGCATTCAGTTGCTCGGTAAGGAGGGCACCTACGCGTCGCTGCGTATGCCCAGCGGCGAGATCCGTCGCGTCGACGTGCGTTGCCGCGCCACCGTCGGCGAGGTGGGCAACGCCGAGCAGGCGAACATCAACTGGGGGAAGGCCGGCCGCATGCGGTGGAAGGGCAAGCGCCCTTCGGTCCGTGGTGTGGTCATGAACCCGGTGGATCACCCGCACGGTGGTGGTGAGGGCAAGACCTCCGGTGGTCGCCACCCGGTGAGCCCGTGGGGCAAGCCCGAGGGCCGCACCCGCCATCCGAACAAGGCCAGCAACAAGCTCATCGTGCGACGCCGGCGTACCGGCAAGAAGCACGGTCGCTGA
- the rplW gene encoding 50S ribosomal protein L23, translating to MATVTDPRDIILAPVISEKSYSLLDDNVYTFVVHPDSNKTQIKIAIEKIFSVKVASVNTANRQGKRKRTRTGFGKRKSTKRAIVTLAPGSKPIDLFGAPA from the coding sequence ATGGCGACCGTCACTGACCCCCGCGACATCATCTTGGCCCCGGTCATCTCGGAGAAGTCCTATTCGCTCCTCGATGACAACGTGTACACGTTCGTGGTGCACCCCGATTCGAACAAGACGCAGATCAAGATCGCCATCGAGAAGATCTTCTCCGTCAAGGTCGCATCGGTGAACACCGCGAACCGGCAGGGTAAGCGCAAGCGCACCAGGACCGGGTTCGGCAAGCGCAAGAGCACCAAGCGGGCCATCGTCACGCTGGCGCCGGGTAGCAAGCCGATCGATCTGTTCGGGGCACCGGCCTAG
- the rplD gene encoding 50S ribosomal protein L4 yields MAAQGSKTLKIDVKTPAGKVEGSIELPAELFDAPANIALMHQVVTAQRAAARQGTHSTKTRGDVSGGGRKPYRQKGTGRARQGSTRAPQFTGGGVVHGPKPRDYSQRTPKKMIAAALRGALSDRARNGRIHAVTEIVAGQTPSTKSARAFLGTLTERKQVLVVIGRSDEAGAKSVRNLPGVHILTPGQLNTYDVLRSDDVVFSVEALNAYISANTGTPEEVSV; encoded by the coding sequence ATGGCAGCACAAGGTTCCAAGACGCTCAAGATCGACGTCAAGACACCGGCCGGCAAGGTCGAAGGCTCGATCGAGTTGCCGGCCGAATTGTTCGACGCCCCGGCCAATATCGCGCTGATGCACCAGGTCGTCACCGCCCAGCGGGCGGCGGCGCGCCAGGGCACGCACTCGACCAAGACGCGCGGCGACGTCAGCGGCGGTGGCCGTAAGCCCTACCGGCAGAAGGGAACCGGCCGCGCCCGGCAGGGTTCCACGCGGGCCCCGCAGTTCACCGGCGGTGGCGTCGTGCACGGCCCCAAGCCGCGTGACTACAGCCAGCGCACGCCCAAGAAGATGATCGCCGCGGCGTTGCGCGGTGCGCTGTCCGACCGGGCGCGCAACGGGCGCATCCACGCGGTCACCGAAATCGTCGCCGGCCAGACCCCGTCGACCAAGAGCGCCAGGGCGTTCCTGGGCACGCTGACCGAGCGCAAGCAGGTGCTGGTCGTGATCGGACGCAGCGACGAGGCGGGCGCCAAGAGCGTGCGCAACCTTCCCGGTGTGCACATCCTGACGCCCGGCCAGCTCAACACCTATGACGTGCTCCGCTCCGACGACGTGGTGTTCAGCGTGGAGGCCCTCAACGCCTACATCAGCGCCAACACCGGTACTCCCGAGGAGGTTTCGGTCTGA
- the rplC gene encoding 50S ribosomal protein L3 yields MARKGILGTKLGMTQVFDENNRIVPVTVVKAGPNVVTRIRTPEQDGYSAVQLAYGEISPRKVNKPVTGQYAAAGVNPRRFLAELRLDNPDAAAEYQVGQELTAEIFTDGSYVDVTGTSKGKGFAGTMKRHGFRGQGASHGAQAVHRRPGSIGGCATPARVFKGTRMAGRMGNDRVTVQNLLVHKVDTENGVLLIKGAVPGRTGGLVVVRSAVKRGEK; encoded by the coding sequence ATGGCGCGTAAGGGCATTCTCGGTACCAAGCTGGGCATGACGCAGGTATTCGACGAGAACAACAGGATTGTGCCGGTGACGGTCGTCAAGGCCGGGCCGAACGTGGTGACCCGCATCCGCACGCCGGAGCAGGACGGCTACAGCGCCGTGCAGCTGGCGTACGGCGAGATCAGTCCGCGCAAGGTCAACAAGCCGGTGACCGGTCAGTACGCGGCCGCGGGCGTCAACCCGCGCCGGTTCTTGGCCGAGCTGCGGCTGGACAACCCGGACGCGGCGGCGGAATACCAGGTCGGCCAGGAGCTGACGGCCGAGATCTTCACCGACGGCAGCTACGTCGACGTCACCGGAACCTCCAAGGGGAAGGGCTTCGCGGGCACCATGAAGCGCCACGGTTTCCGTGGTCAGGGCGCCAGTCACGGTGCCCAGGCGGTGCACCGTCGCCCGGGTTCCATCGGTGGTTGCGCCACCCCCGCCCGCGTGTTCAAGGGCACGCGGATGGCGGGCCGGATGGGTAACGACCGGGTGACCGTCCAAAACCTGTTGGTGCACAAGGTCGATACCGAGAACGGCGTGCTGCTGATCAAGGGTGCGGTCCCCGGCCGCACCGGTGGACTCGTGGTGGTCCGCAGCGCGGTCAAACGAGGTGAGAAGTGA
- the rpsJ gene encoding 30S ribosomal protein S10, which yields MAGQKIRIRLKAYDHEAIDASARKIVETVVRTGASVVGPVPLPTEKNVYCVIRSPHKYKDSREHFEMRTHKRLIDILDPTPKTVDALMRIDLPASVDVNIQ from the coding sequence GTGGCGGGACAGAAGATCCGCATCAGGCTTAAGGCCTACGACCATGAGGCTATCGACGCGTCGGCGCGCAAGATCGTCGAGACCGTCGTCCGCACGGGTGCCAGCGTCGTAGGGCCGGTGCCGCTGCCGACCGAGAAGAATGTGTATTGCGTCATCCGCTCTCCGCACAAGTACAAGGACTCGCGGGAGCACTTCGAGATGCGCACGCACAAGCGGCTGATCGACATCCTCGACCCGACGCCGAAGACCGTTGACGCGCTGATGCGCATCGACCTTCCGGCCAGTGTCGACGTCAACATCCAGTAG